The Dromaius novaehollandiae isolate bDroNov1 chromosome 5, bDroNov1.hap1, whole genome shotgun sequence genome window below encodes:
- the LOC112991703 gene encoding uncharacterized protein LOC112991703, giving the protein MAGGGPPRRGPKQCPCGRRISVTDEHERCVVCLGASHGLRGCWACASMAPSATRLRQQRLRALLPAPPRRASGGAAEGRPAKRRRELAFAAESPDSSSSVLRPGGAAVLTDPTLSSPHTESPPRSKTDVPNNSCSPQKKHCQARAKHNPKAWSPPTPPPSGSSVSESQLHPLRSGSGAEHQSGESPWQRMLSDLARSILLIAEAASRAGEPPPELAAHPLVSPSAAGMLSEARIAPGPPEPALSPNKAAASVPTHPLPAVPAQLLSPPCEAALPCLPSPSVSCDSSIWKPDVALRDDDSCCDSSRGDDLVDLGPRFTAEDCQDNASTSENPPFPQFLKRLAKLVGFHLIPCQESTGSLIDRYLDEKPSCDRVAMPLHPILDKLVKKVWQTPHTVPPVAKEIERKYVLLEDAAGYVSQPAHESTVVEAAMAREKTGGERGAVPQHPELRRLDLFGQRVYQSAAAALRVVDYQIYMARGQVELWKKVSALAQPLPRDQQRELQHVLLEGMDLARHQVRAAFDAGDTVARAAASAVAARRSAWLRASGFHEEVQTKLENLPYTGENLFGEQVEATLQRAKERQATLRFLRSLYCPSAPRGGKGKAPLHKPAFTSTVGFKGVRCPSGKGAPPQ; this is encoded by the coding sequence ATGgccgggggcggccccccccggcgcgggcccAAGCAGTGCCCGTGCGGCAGGAGGATCTCGGTGACGGACGAGCACGAGCGCTGCGTCGTGTGCCTGGGGGCGAGCCACGGCCTGCGCGGCTGCTGGGCCTGCGCCAGCATGGCCCCCTCCGCGACGCGGCTCCGCCAGCAGCGCCTGCGCGCCCTGCTGCCGGCGCCCCCTCGGCGGGCGAGCGGCGGGGCGGCCGAGGGGAGACCCGCCAAGCGCAGGCGGGAGCTCGCCTTCGCTGCCGAGAGCCCGGACTCCTCCTCCTCGGTGCTGCGGCCGGGAGGGGCAGCTGTGCTGACGGACCCCACGTTGTCGTCTCCACACACCGAGTCCCCTCCACGTAGCAAAACCGATGTCCCCAACAACTCGTGCTCCCCTCAGAAGAAGCACTGTCAAGCGAGAGCCAAACACAACCCGAAAGCTTGGAGCCCGCCGACGCCCCCACCGTCCGGCAGTTCGGTGTCCGAGTCGCAGCTCCATCCCCTGCGCTCGGGGTCGGGAGCAGAGCACCAGTCTGGGGAATCCCCGTGGCAGCGTATGCTCTCCGACCTGGCCAGATCCATCCTCTTAATCGCTGAGGCTGCTTCAAGAGCCGGAGAGCCGCCCCCAGAACTTGCCGCCCATCCTTTGGTGAGTCCCAGCGCAGCTGGGATGCTTTCGGAAGCCAGGATCGCACCTGGACCCCCAGAGCCAGCTCTTTCACCCAACAAAGCGGCTGCCTCCGTTCCCACGCACCCTCTGCCAGCGGTCCCAGCGCAGCTGCTGTCGCCCCCCTGTGAGGCAGCGCTCCCTTGCCTCCCCTCCCCATCGGTGTCGTGCGACTCGTCCATCTGGAAGCCAGACGTCGCCTTGAGGGATGACGACTCTTGCTGCGATTCTTCCAGAGGGGATGATTTGGTTGATCTTGGCCCCCGTTTTACAGCAGAAGACTGTCAAGATAACGCTTCCACGTCAGAAAATCCCCCTTTCCCCCAGTTCCTGAAAAGACTGGCGAAACTGGTTGGGTTTCATCTCATTCCGTGCCAGGAGTCCACAGGGAGCCTCATTGACCGCTATCTGGATGAAAAGCCCTCCTGCGACAGGGTCGCCATGCCCTTGCACCCGATCTTGGACAAGCTGGTCAAGAAGGTCTGGCAGACGCCCCACACCGTTCCTCCCGTGGCCAAGGAGATCGAGAGGAAATACGTCCTGCTCGAGGACGCGGCTGGTTACGTCTCCCAGCCCGCGCACGAGAGCACGGTCGTGGAGGCGGCGATGGCGAGGGAGAAGacgggcggcgagcgcggcgcagTGCCCCAGCACCCAGAGCTGCGGCGCCTGGATTTGTTCGGCCAGCGGGTTTACCAGTCAGCAGCCGCCGCCCTGCGGGTCGTCGATTATCAGATCTACATGGCCCGGGGGCAGGTGGAGCTCTGGAAAAAGGTCTCCGCGCTCGCGCAGCCTCTGCCCCGGGAtcagcagcgggagctgcagcacGTCCTCCTCGAGGGCATGGACTTGGCGCGGCACCAGGTGCGGGCGGCCTTCGACGCAGGGGACACGGTGGCGAGAGCCGCTGCCTCTGCAGTGGCTGCCCGGCGGTCGGCGTGGCTGCGAGCCTCCGGCTTCCACGAGGAGGTGCAGACGAAGCTCGAGAACTTGCCCTACACGGGGGAGAATCTCTTCGGGGAGCAGGTGGAAGCTACTTTGCAGAGAGCCAAAGAAAGGCAGGCCACGCTGCGCTTCCTTCGGTCCCTGTACTGCCCctcggctccccgcggcgggaaGGGGAAAGCTCCGCTCCACAAGCCGGCTTTCACTTCCACGGTGGGTTTCAAGGGCGTGCGGTGCCCTTCTGGGAAGGGCGCCCCGCCGCAGTAG
- the ZFP91 gene encoding E3 ubiquitin-protein ligase ZFP91: MPAGTEQPGGAAEQPPAERPPSGRRRPPPPPAEQGEESAGSRVLRGGRERGRAAGGGAGAAAAAASRRRKAEYPRRRRSSPAARPAAETPPAAETPPAAKKGAPRAGCTDKAAGKDPKEEKEEEEVSGVLSHGSPVSTARPSRSWRSSRSATAARQREAENLRASRSKTGSLQLVCKSEPNTDQLEYEVTEEHQSPAGISDDEEEMLISEEEVPFKDDPRDETYKPHLEKEAPKQRRKASKGKEEKEKQKEIKVEVKEESEFQEDEEPPRKRGRRRKDDKSPRLPKRRKKPPIQYVRCEMEGCGTVLAHPRYLQHHIKYQHLLKKKYVCPHPSCGRLFRLQKQLLRHAKHHTDQRDYICEYCARAFKSSHNLAVHRMIHTGEKPLQCEICGFTCRQKASLNWHMKKHDADSFYQFSCNICGKKFEKKDSVVAHKAKSHPEVLIAEALAANAGALITSTDILGTNPEAIAPPTDGQGLPLLPDPLGSAAPADCLLLNPDGMPKTYCGGAERVSLVADGKLFVGSGSSANPEGLVMNTEILGATTEVLIEDSDSTGP, from the exons ATGCCGGCGGGCACGGAGCAGCCGGGGggcgccgcggagcagccgccGGCCGAGCGGCCGCCCTCGGGCCGCCGccgtccgccgccgccgcccgccgagcAGGGGGAGGAGTCCGCGGGCAGCCGGGTGCTGCGGGGCGGCcgcgagcggggccgcgccgcgggggggggagcgggagccgccgccgccgccgcctcccgccgccggaAGGCCGAGTATCCGCGGcgccgccgcagcagccccgcggcccggcccgccgccgagACGCCGCCCGCCGCCGAGACGCCGCCCGCCGCCAAGAAGGGCGCCCCCCGGGCCGG GTGCACGGATAAAGCAGCTGGTAAAG ATcccaaagaagagaaagaggaggaggaagtctCCGGTGTTCTCAGCCACGGCTCTCCCGTCAGCACGGCCAGGCCCAGCCGAAGCTGGCGCAGTAGCAGATCGGCCACCGCTGCCCGCCAGCGTGAAGCGGAGAACTTGCGTGCCTCCAGATCCAAGACTGGTTCCCTGCAGCTCGTCTGCAAGTCGGAACCAAACACGGACCAGCTTGAATATG AGGTCACAGAAGAGCATCAGTCTCCAGCTGGAATCAG TGACGATGAGGAGGAGATGCTCATCAGCGAGGAAGAAGTTCCCTTCAAAGATGACCCAAGAGATGAAACCTATAAACCCCACTTAGAAAA GGAAGCTCcgaagcaaaggagaaaagccagcaaggggaaggaggaaaaagagaagcagaaagagattAAAGTGGAGGTGAAAGAAGAAAGTGAGTTTCAGGAAGATGAAGAACCTCCAAGGAA gagaggaaggaggagaaaggatgaCAAGAGCCCAAGGCTGCCCAAGAGGAG GAAGAAGCCTCCAATACAGTATGTCCGCTGTGAGATGGAAGGCTGCGGCACCGTCTTGGCTCACCCACGTTACCTGCAG CACCACATAAAGTATCAGCACTTGCTGAAGAAGAAATACGTGTGTCCCCATCCCTCCTGCGGTCGGCTCTTCCGGCTCCAGAAGCAGCTCCTGCGGCATGCCAAACACCACACAG ATCAAAGGGATTATATCTGTGAATACTGTGCCCGGGCCTTCAAGAGTTCTCATAACTTGGCAGTGCACCGGATGATCCATACCGGCGAGAAGCCCCTGCA gtGCGAGATCTGTGGGTTCACCTGCCGGCAGAAGGCTTCCCTGAACTGGCACATGAAGAAGCATGACGCGGACTCCTTCTACCAGTTCTCCTGCAACATTTGTGGCAAGAAGTTTGAGAAGAAGGACAGCGTCGTGGCCCACAAAGCCAAGAGTCACCCCGAGGTGCTTATCGCTGAAGCGCTGGCTGCCAACGCGGGTGCCCTCATCACCAGCACCGACATTTTGGGCACTAACCCCGAGGCCATCGCGCCGCCCACCGACGGCCAGGGCCTCCCCCTTCTTCCCGACCCCCTGGGAAGCGCCGCCCCAGCAGATTGCCTGCTGCTGAACCCCGACGGGATGCCGAAGACGTACTGCGGCGGGGCGGAGCGCGTGAGCCTGGTGGCTGACGGCAAGCTCTTTgtgggcagcggcagcagcgcgaACCCCGAAGGGCTGGTCATGAACACAGAGATCCTGGGAGCCACCACGGAGGTGCTCATCGAAGATTCAGACTCCACCGGACCCTAG
- the CNTF gene encoding ciliary neurotrophic factor, protein MAAAETPSAALRRRDLCSRGIRLARKMRSDVADLLDAYVERQGLDASASVAALDGVPAAAAERWGEQTESQRLLDNLAAYRAFRALLTEMLEEQREQAAPADAALREALAAVLLQVSAFAYHLEELLRLESRGPPGEEGAGPPAGPRLGLFERKLRGLGVLRELAQWAVRSTRDLRQLAKPGPGGGGGGAAAPAGPAEGQ, encoded by the exons atggcggcggcggagACCCCCTCGGCCGCCCTCCGGCGCCGCGACCTCTGCAGCCGCGGCATCCGCCTGGCCAGGAAGATGCGCTCGGACGTCGCCGACCTCCTGGACGCCTAC GTGGAGCGGCAGGGCCTGGACGCCTCGGCGAGCGTGGCGGCGCTGGAcggggtgccggcggcggcggcggagcgctgGGGCGAGCAGACGGAGAGCCAGCGCCTCCTCGACAACCTGGCGGCCTACCGGGCTTTCCGGGCGCTGCTGACGGAGATGCTGGAGGAGCAGCGGGAGCAGGCGGCCCCGGCGGACGCGGCCCTGCGCGAGGCCCTGGCTGCCGTCCTGCTCCAAGTCTCGGCCTTCGCCTACCACCTCGAGGAGCTGCTGCGGCTGGAGAGCCGCGGGCCCCCCGGCGAGGAgggcgccgggccccccgccggcccccgcctcgGCCTCTTTGAGAGGAAGCTGCGGGGCCTGGGGGTGCTGCGGGAGCTGGCCCAGTGGGCCGTGAGGTCCACCCGCGACCTGCGGCAGCTCGCcaagcccggccccggcggcggcggtggtggtgccgcggccccggccggcccAGCCGAGGGCCAGTGA